In Gemella haemolysans ATCC 10379, the genomic window AGTTACGAAGTAGCTACAGACGAAGTGAAAGCTCAACAAAAAGCTAACAATGACCTAAAAAAAGATCAGAATGCTAAAGGAGAACAATCAAAACCTTCAGCACCAGCTGTAGAAACTAAAAAACCAGCTGAGCAACCAAAACCAGTTGAACAACCAAAACCAGCTGCAACAGCTAAACCTGAAGAACAACCAAAAACTGGAGAAACTACAAAAACAGCTGAGACACCAAAAACTAGTGAAGCAGTAGCTAAACCGAACACACCGGTAAATGCAGTTCCATCAAATACACCAGGTGAATCAGGTCTTAGAAGTGTTATGTTAAATAATCCAAAAACAGAAGTGAAAACTGAAGTAAAAACGGCAACGAACACTGAAGTGAAAAACGATGCAACTAAGCAAACTACTCAAGCAGTAGCTACAACACCAGTTGCTGCAAGTAAAGAAGAACAAATTAAACAATCATTTATTAGACAATTAAATCAATTACGTAGTAATAACAATAAAAAACTGTTAGCAGAAAATGCAGCATTAAATACAGCAACGGCAGCTCGTGCTAACTACGTGGCAAATAATGGTGGAGTGCATGCGGGAGTTCATGGAATAGGTATTAACTTAGAACAAGAGGCTGCTAGAAATGCAGGGTTCCCAGGTGCGAATAATATCTTGTACAATGTAGTTCAAGTAGGAGATTCTGGATCGATTGATGAAATTGCTTATAATTTATTAAAAGAATTGTTCACTGAAGAGCACAACGTAACACCAGCTCATAAATACGGACACAGAAATACACTTCTTTCAGATACGTCATCATTAGTAGGTGTAGGAGTTAAAATAGTTAATGGTCAAGTATTCTTAGTACAACATCAAGATAACACAGGAGGGTATAACGGTTCAACTCCAACTCCTGGAAAATTCTTAGACAACAAGACTTATATTTAATAATTAATTTGAATAGTTATTAACAGCTAATTAAGTAAATCTTAGTTAGCT contains:
- a CDS encoding CAP domain-containing protein, whose protein sequence is MRKQGLKLTGKVLAGLVLFSGITAVPTKAIDVQPAAVDVNVKNVKASVYEKEGHFYAKLVADKEVANVVARITTENKAQFLLKRDIIKAGEEVVVELDMKAQVPTRKLPHTGVKKESFNTVTKLSGHTFKIAVSYEVATDEVKAQQKANNDLKKDQNAKGEQSKPSAPAVETKKPAEQPKPVEQPKPAATAKPEEQPKTGETTKTAETPKTSEAVAKPNTPVNAVPSNTPGESGLRSVMLNNPKTEVKTEVKTATNTEVKNDATKQTTQAVATTPVAASKEEQIKQSFIRQLNQLRSNNNKKLLAENAALNTATAARANYVANNGGVHAGVHGIGINLEQEAARNAGFPGANNILYNVVQVGDSGSIDEIAYNLLKELFTEEHNVTPAHKYGHRNTLLSDTSSLVGVGVKIVNGQVFLVQHQDNTGGYNGSTPTPGKFLDNKTYI